The following coding sequences are from one Paracoccus alcaliphilus window:
- the rpsU gene encoding 30S ribosomal protein S21 produces the protein MQVNVRDNNVEQALRALKKKLQREGVFREMKLRQHFEKPSVKKAREKAEAVRRARKLARKKAQREGAL, from the coding sequence ATGCAGGTCAACGTTCGCGACAACAACGTCGAACAGGCGCTTCGTGCCCTGAAGAAAAAGCTTCAGCGCGAAGGTGTTTTCCGTGAAATGAAGCTGCGGCAGCATTTCGAGAAACCGTCGGTCAAGAAAGCCCGTGAAAAAGCCGAGGCCGTTCGCCGTGCCCGCAAGCTGGCCCGTAAAAAGGCACAGCGCGAAGGCGCTCTGTAA
- the copD gene encoding copper homeostasis membrane protein CopD — protein sequence MADPGTLLILCRMVVFGAALMIWGAALFRWRLTPDAAPVPPERVLPVALLAALAAQLPVEVARIAGDWSAAADPGMVLSVIGLTSPGQAWLVQALAAIALIIARQRQSLRGQLLGGLLLMAGLSMTGHAAASGGMAGLLRQVNHVLHLAAAGAWIGALPYVLCLLRRMPDAAASAVLMRYSGEGHFWVALVLLTGLAAMLWTVGGLPLDWVAPYQALLSAKIAVVAAMVGLALRNRYVIVPRLRERPDGLAAIARATRSEIALGLIAAALVAWLATLDPH from the coding sequence GTGGCCGATCCCGGCACCCTTCTGATCCTGTGCCGCATGGTGGTTTTCGGGGCGGCGCTGATGATCTGGGGCGCGGCCCTGTTCCGCTGGCGACTGACCCCCGACGCGGCCCCCGTGCCGCCGGAGCGGGTTCTGCCGGTGGCGTTGCTGGCCGCCCTTGCCGCGCAGCTGCCGGTCGAGGTCGCCCGCATCGCCGGTGACTGGTCTGCCGCCGCCGATCCGGGGATGGTGCTGAGCGTGATCGGGCTGACCTCTCCGGGACAGGCATGGCTGGTGCAGGCGCTGGCCGCGATCGCGCTGATAATCGCCCGGCAGCGGCAATCCCTGCGCGGACAGCTTTTGGGCGGGCTGCTGCTGATGGCGGGGCTTTCGATGACTGGTCATGCGGCGGCCTCGGGCGGGATGGCGGGACTGCTGCGGCAGGTCAATCATGTCCTGCATCTGGCGGCGGCGGGGGCATGGATCGGGGCCTTGCCGTATGTGCTGTGCCTGCTGCGCCGGATGCCGGACGCGGCGGCATCGGCCGTGCTGATGCGCTATTCCGGCGAGGGGCATTTCTGGGTGGCGCTCGTCCTGCTGACTGGGCTGGCGGCGATGCTGTGGACGGTCGGCGGGCTGCCGCTGGACTGGGTCGCGCCTTATCAGGCGCTGCTGTCGGCGAAGATCGCGGTGGTCGCGGCGATGGTCGGGCTGGCGCTTCGCAACCGCTATGTGATCGTGCCGCGCCTGCGAGAGCGCCCCGACGGGCTGGCAGCCATCGCCCGCGCCACGCGGTCCGAGATCGCTCTGGGCCTGATTGCGGCGGCGCTGGTCGCATGGCTGGCTACGCTGGACCCGCATTAG
- the copC gene encoding copper homeostasis periplasmic binding protein CopC translates to MTRAFQMIAAAAMTAAISASPALAHSVLERSDPAADATVPAPERLELTFSETIGLRFSTLSLTDPDGAEIETDGPELSDDGHSLILPLSQPLTAGDYQVRWGVLSQDGHKVDGEYGFTVE, encoded by the coding sequence ATGACCCGAGCCTTTCAGATGATCGCCGCCGCTGCCATGACCGCGGCCATCTCGGCCAGTCCGGCACTGGCCCATTCGGTGCTGGAGCGCTCTGACCCCGCCGCCGATGCCACCGTCCCCGCGCCCGAACGGCTGGAGCTGACATTCTCGGAAACCATCGGCCTGCGTTTCAGCACGCTGAGCCTGACCGACCCGGACGGGGCCGAAATCGAAACCGACGGGCCAGAGCTGTCCGATGACGGTCACTCGCTGATCCTGCCCTTGTCGCAGCCGCTGACGGCAGGGGATTATCAGGTCCGCTGGGGCGTGCTGTCGCAGGACGGCCACAAGGTGGATGGCGAATACGGTTTTACCGTCGAATAG
- a CDS encoding Lrp/AsnC family transcriptional regulator, whose translation MTETDATDRRILALLQKDGRMTNAELASRINLSASACHRRVQRLEEAGVITGYVALLDQRKVSRPTTVFVEITLTGQADDLLDAFERAVRAIPDVLECHLMAGTADYLLKIVVEDTDDFARIHRQHLSRLPGVRQMHSSFALRTVFRSTAIPV comes from the coding sequence ATGACCGAGACCGACGCAACAGACCGCCGCATTCTGGCCCTTTTACAGAAGGATGGGCGGATGACGAATGCCGAACTGGCCAGCCGGATCAATCTGTCGGCCAGCGCATGTCACCGGCGGGTGCAGCGGCTGGAAGAGGCGGGCGTTATCACCGGATATGTCGCCCTGCTGGATCAGCGCAAGGTCAGCCGCCCGACCACCGTCTTTGTCGAAATCACGCTGACCGGGCAGGCCGACGATCTGCTGGATGCGTTCGAGCGCGCGGTCAGGGCGATTCCCGATGTGCTGGAATGTCACCTGATGGCCGGGACGGCGGATTACCTGCTGAAGATCGTGGTCGAGGATACCGACGATTTCGCCCGCATCCATCGCCAGCACCTGTCGCGCCTGCCGGGGGTGCGGCAGATGCATTCGTCATTCGCGTTGCGAACCGTGTTCCGCAGTACCGCGATTCCTGTATGA
- the ald gene encoding alanine dehydrogenase — protein MKIGCPTEIKPQEFRVGLTPEASAELTAQGHDVLIQSGAGEGSGFADEDYLAAGARIADDAAAIYAASEMIVKVKEPQPGERALLRRGQILFAYLHLAPDPDQTRDLLQSGVTALAYETVTDAHGGLPLLAPMSEVAGRLAPQVGAWALQRANGGRGILLGGVPGVRPANVLIIGGGVVGAAAARVAVGMGANVTVLDRSVPRLSWLDDAFMGRLTTQFASGPAVADLLPLADLVIGAVLVPGAAAPKLVRRDQLALMQPGSVLVDVAIDQGGCFETSRPTTHHDPIYEVEGIVHYCVANMPGAVARTSTKALGNATLPFVTALAGKGWQRAVSDDPHLRAGLATHDGRLTSPPVGQALGLDAVTPETLLAS, from the coding sequence ATGAAGATCGGATGCCCCACGGAAATCAAGCCTCAGGAATTCCGCGTCGGCCTGACCCCCGAGGCCAGCGCCGAGCTGACCGCCCAGGGCCATGACGTGCTGATCCAGAGCGGCGCGGGCGAAGGCTCGGGCTTTGCGGATGAGGATTATCTGGCCGCCGGTGCCCGGATCGCGGATGACGCGGCGGCAATCTATGCCGCGTCCGAGATGATCGTGAAGGTCAAGGAGCCGCAACCGGGCGAACGTGCATTGCTGCGGCGGGGACAGATCCTGTTCGCCTATCTGCACCTGGCGCCGGATCCCGACCAGACGCGCGATCTGCTGCAATCGGGGGTGACGGCGCTGGCCTATGAAACCGTCACCGACGCGCATGGCGGCCTGCCCCTGCTGGCACCGATGTCCGAGGTCGCAGGCAGGCTGGCGCCGCAAGTCGGCGCATGGGCGCTGCAAAGGGCCAATGGCGGACGCGGCATCCTGCTGGGCGGCGTGCCCGGCGTGCGCCCGGCCAATGTCCTGATCATCGGCGGCGGGGTTGTCGGCGCGGCGGCGGCGCGGGTGGCGGTCGGCATGGGGGCGAATGTGACGGTGCTGGACCGCTCGGTCCCGCGTCTGTCCTGGCTGGACGACGCCTTCATGGGCAGGCTGACGACCCAATTTGCCAGCGGACCGGCGGTGGCGGATCTGCTGCCGCTGGCCGATCTGGTGATCGGTGCGGTTCTGGTGCCCGGCGCCGCCGCGCCCAAGCTGGTGCGGCGCGATCAACTGGCACTGATGCAGCCCGGCTCGGTTCTGGTGGATGTGGCGATAGATCAGGGCGGTTGTTTCGAGACCTCGCGGCCGACCACCCATCACGACCCGATCTATGAGGTCGAGGGGATCGTGCATTACTGCGTCGCCAATATGCCCGGCGCGGTGGCGCGGACCTCGACCAAGGCGCTGGGGAACGCGACCCTGCCCTTCGTCACCGCACTGGCGGGCAAGGGCTGGCAGCGGGCCGTCAGCGACGATCCGCATCTGCGCGCCGGTCTGGCCACGCATGACGGACGGCTGACATCGCCGCCCGTGGGTCAGGCGCTGGGGCTGGACGCGGTCACGCCCGAGACGCTTCTGGCGTCGTAA
- the mscL gene encoding large conductance mechanosensitive channel protein MscL has translation MIQEFKQFIARGNVIDLAVGIIIGAAFTAIVSSLVEDMINPILGLLTGGIDFTNKYFVLSGTVADGASLEAARNSGAAVFAYGSFLMAVLNFLIVAWAVFLLVKAVNRVQSAAFRKEEAKEEEPAGPTQEELLAQIRDLLATRPGV, from the coding sequence ATGATACAGGAATTCAAGCAGTTCATTGCCCGTGGCAATGTGATCGATCTGGCCGTCGGCATCATTATTGGTGCGGCCTTCACCGCCATCGTCAGCTCTCTGGTCGAGGATATGATCAACCCGATCCTTGGTCTGCTGACCGGCGGCATCGACTTTACCAACAAGTATTTCGTCCTGTCCGGCACGGTGGCCGATGGTGCCAGCCTGGAGGCCGCGCGCAATTCCGGCGCGGCGGTTTTTGCCTATGGCTCGTTTCTGATGGCGGTGCTGAACTTCCTCATCGTCGCCTGGGCGGTGTTCCTGCTGGTCAAGGCGGTCAACCGGGTGCAATCGGCGGCGTTCAGGAAGGAAGAAGCCAAGGAAGAGGAACCGGCAGGCCCGACGCAAGAGGAACTGCTGGCCCAGATCCGTGATCTGCTGGCCACGCGCCCGGGCGTCTGA
- a CDS encoding DsbA family protein, whose translation MLIRSAATALALALVAVPAAMAQEAATEETTAVSVDDVVLGVEDAPLTIVEYASFTCGHCANFHANVFPDLKSEYIDTGKVRFIQRDVYFDQVGLWAGILARCGGDDKYYAVSDMLFDEQQKWLGGGSGDEIASNLRRIGLKAGMTEDQMTACWEDTATAEQLIANFQQNATTDQIEATPTFMIGGEKVMNAPWEELKGVIDTKLAEVEPAAAE comes from the coding sequence ATGCTGATCCGCTCTGCCGCCACTGCGCTGGCGCTGGCCCTTGTGGCCGTTCCCGCCGCCATGGCTCAGGAGGCCGCCACCGAAGAAACCACTGCGGTGTCGGTTGACGATGTCGTGCTGGGGGTCGAGGATGCGCCGCTGACCATCGTGGAATATGCCAGCTTTACCTGCGGGCATTGCGCGAATTTTCATGCCAATGTCTTTCCCGACCTGAAATCGGAATATATCGACACCGGCAAGGTCCGCTTCATCCAGCGCGATGTCTATTTCGATCAGGTCGGCCTCTGGGCGGGGATTCTGGCGCGCTGCGGTGGCGATGACAAATATTACGCCGTTTCGGACATGCTGTTCGACGAGCAGCAGAAATGGCTGGGCGGCGGCTCGGGCGACGAGATCGCGTCGAACCTGCGCCGGATCGGGCTGAAAGCGGGCATGACAGAAGATCAGATGACCGCCTGCTGGGAAGATACCGCCACCGCCGAACAGCTGATCGCCAATTTCCAGCAGAACGCGACCACCGACCAGATCGAGGCGACGCCGACCTTCATGATCGGCGGTGAAAAGGTGATGAACGCGCCCTGGGAAGAGCTGAAAGGCGTGATCGACACCAAGCTGGCCGAGGTCGAGCCCGCCGCTGCCGAGTAA